A region from the Funiculus sociatus GB2-C1 genome encodes:
- the cdaA gene encoding diadenylate cyclase CdaA, with protein MNSGPSQDPAGTSALVLQSLDIVLVLVLTYLVLLFIGERRTLWMVRGLIVLMLASAVSNRLGLVLLSFVLEKLVVGSAVAMAVIFQSEFRRFLEQLGRGEIVQLLQPSRRAVPKADSVVDEIVDAVKELSQNRTGALMILETSGTIDERDFSVQGVKLDAEVSKELLQTIFQTSTLLHDGAVFISGSRIMAAGVILPLSERTASRQLGTRHRAAMGITERVENCLCVVVSEETGSISLAERGSLNRPLTSSKLKELLEARFSPSIEEGAVAPGLRSLGRQISDKGKALILRLLRLLSPASRDKK; from the coding sequence ATGAATTCGGGTCCTAGTCAAGACCCTGCCGGAACTTCTGCCTTGGTGCTTCAAAGCCTTGATATTGTATTAGTTCTAGTCCTCACGTATCTGGTACTCCTGTTTATTGGAGAGCGCCGCACGTTGTGGATGGTACGGGGTTTAATTGTCTTAATGTTGGCCTCAGCGGTGAGTAATCGACTGGGGCTAGTGCTTTTGAGTTTTGTGCTGGAAAAGTTGGTAGTTGGCTCGGCTGTGGCGATGGCTGTGATCTTCCAGTCAGAGTTTCGGCGCTTTCTGGAACAATTAGGCAGGGGAGAAATTGTGCAGTTGCTGCAACCTTCCCGTCGAGCCGTCCCTAAGGCTGATAGTGTGGTTGATGAAATTGTGGATGCGGTTAAAGAACTGTCTCAAAACCGTACTGGTGCCTTGATGATTCTGGAAACGAGTGGGACGATTGATGAGCGCGATTTTTCCGTTCAGGGTGTCAAGCTGGATGCTGAAGTTTCTAAAGAACTCTTGCAAACCATCTTTCAGACATCTACCCTATTGCACGACGGTGCAGTGTTTATCAGTGGTTCCCGTATTATGGCTGCTGGGGTGATTCTGCCCCTTTCTGAGCGCACGGCATCGCGCCAGCTGGGAACGCGACACCGGGCGGCAATGGGAATTACCGAGCGAGTCGAAAATTGCCTGTGTGTCGTTGTATCTGAAGAAACAGGCTCCATTTCCTTAGCGGAGCGGGGGAGCCTAAATCGTCCCCTCACCAGCAGTAAGCTGAAAGAACTGTTAGAAGCGCGTTTCTCGCCGTCAATCGAGGAGGGAGCCGTCGCCCCAGGTCTACGCAGTTTAGGACGCCAGATTAGCGATAAGGGAAAGGCACTGATTTTGCGCTTGCTCCGTCTTCTATCTCCGGCTTCTCGTGACAAGAAATGA
- a CDS encoding isoprenyl transferase yields the protein MTPKPTVLQNLPADLDETRLPKHVAVIMDGNGRWAKRQGLPRIMGHRRGVNALKELLRCCKDWGIPALTAYAFSTENWGRPLDEVDFLMTLFDRVLRQELREMVQENVKINFMGNLGALPRSLQAEIERSMTETQHNRSIQFTVAMNYGGREEILQACRAIATSVQQGLLQPDQIDEALFEKHLYTSNVGDPDLLIRTSGEMRVSNFLLWQMAYAELYITETLWPDFDRTEFHRALCVYQQRDRRFGKV from the coding sequence ATGACTCCAAAACCAACTGTCTTACAAAATCTGCCTGCTGACCTGGATGAAACCCGCCTGCCAAAGCACGTAGCGGTAATTATGGATGGAAATGGGCGCTGGGCAAAGCGTCAGGGTCTACCCCGGATTATGGGTCATCGGCGGGGAGTCAATGCGCTTAAGGAATTGCTGCGCTGCTGTAAGGATTGGGGTATTCCAGCACTGACGGCTTATGCTTTTTCTACGGAAAATTGGGGGCGTCCGCTGGATGAAGTTGATTTTTTGATGACGCTGTTCGATCGGGTCTTGCGGCAAGAGCTGCGAGAGATGGTGCAGGAAAATGTGAAAATCAATTTTATGGGGAATCTAGGCGCATTACCGCGAAGTCTTCAAGCTGAGATTGAGCGCTCAATGACCGAAACCCAGCACAATCGCAGCATTCAATTTACGGTGGCAATGAATTATGGCGGTCGTGAGGAAATTTTGCAAGCTTGTCGAGCGATCGCTACCTCTGTGCAGCAAGGTTTGCTCCAGCCAGATCAAATTGATGAAGCTTTGTTTGAAAAGCATCTCTACACTTCCAATGTGGGCGATCCCGACTTATTAATCCGTACCAGTGGCGAAATGCGCGTCTCGAACTTCCTACTGTGGCAAATGGCTTATGCGGAACTCTATATTACAGAGACGCTGTGGCCTGATTTTGACCGGACGGAGTTTCATCGGGCGTTGTGTGTCTATCAACAACGCGATCGCCGTTTTGGGAAGGTTTGA
- a CDS encoding DUF3143 domain-containing protein, translating to MTLPAADTPLYNHPLPEIEQWLQGLGCEQDRADLHCWHIARPSWKAELLLDVEELTVRYLQAGEGGRDILRSFKYSLTRQDVENAVFSGP from the coding sequence ATGACTCTTCCCGCTGCTGATACCCCCCTATACAACCATCCCCTCCCTGAGATCGAGCAGTGGCTTCAAGGGCTAGGATGTGAACAAGACCGTGCAGACCTACACTGTTGGCACATTGCTCGACCTTCGTGGAAAGCCGAATTGTTACTGGATGTGGAAGAGCTAACCGTGCGTTATCTGCAAGCGGGTGAGGGTGGGCGCGATATCCTGCGCTCTTTCAAATACTCCCTCACTCGCCAAGATGTAGAAAACGCCGTTTTTTCTGGGCCTTAA
- a CDS encoding J domain-containing protein — protein sequence MPYQTNLATSHYALLGLHPSASAIEIRRAYRELSKRYHPDTTDLPAKTATAKFQQINEAYATLSNPERRQAYDMRIGYSRISVIQAPGNLNRPMSQPKPTYSSSAYLDPTDRPLSAGEIFALFILGVTFLGCLLLAIAIGLTRGDTAFQVSGQKIPPQVLQQISINQQAITEPIASQLVTAQIPFPKSLLPNPYDSSRC from the coding sequence ATGCCATATCAAACAAACTTGGCAACCAGTCATTACGCCCTGCTGGGGCTGCATCCTTCAGCATCAGCAATCGAAATTCGCCGGGCTTATCGGGAACTCAGCAAGCGCTACCATCCCGATACAACAGATTTGCCAGCTAAAACGGCGACAGCTAAGTTCCAGCAGATCAACGAAGCCTACGCTACCCTCAGCAACCCAGAACGGCGACAGGCTTACGACATGAGAATTGGCTATTCCCGCATCAGCGTGATTCAGGCTCCGGGAAACTTAAACCGTCCAATGTCACAGCCCAAACCAACTTATTCCTCATCAGCTTACCTCGATCCCACTGACCGCCCCCTATCTGCTGGGGAAATTTTTGCTTTGTTCATCTTGGGTGTAACATTTTTGGGATGCCTGCTGTTAGCGATCGCTATTGGTTTAACACGAGGAGACACGGCTTTCCAAGTTTCCGGGCAGAAAATTCCGCCGCAAGTGTTGCAGCAGATAAGCATTAATCAACAAGCTATAACTGAACCTATCGCATCCCAACTTGTAACTGCACAAATTCCTTTTCCCAAATCCCTTTTGCCAAATCCATATGACTCTTCCCGCTGCTGA
- a CDS encoding O-antigen ligase family protein, giving the protein MRKILLPSSQHPDPSLQPSWNYAQLGLLIFPFIPILGALGIFLALVGTWKQKYRTIIRRPLNWGFALLSVILIISAAFAFNRAEAFLGLANLFPFFLLFAAYSQLIQTPNQLRRLAWILVIPSVPVVILGFGQIFLGWATPAQLQGIVGWALEPKGNPPGRMASVFMYANILAAYLQIVFILSLGLWIEETKRQKHLTSSPSPQDLRGAGAEVSPVRPPHLSFSFLRNWGRRSLQNVRSQAETGNEGKKRDSYWLRWVFLSVAVIGNAIALILTNSRNAWAIVIVSCLAFALYQGWRWLIALVAGVATTVLWAAFGPSPVREWLRIIVPTYFWARLTDQRYPDRPIALLRTTQWKFAWSMTQQRPCTGWGLRNFTPLYEAKMQIWLGHPHSLLLMLTAETGIPATILFFGLVGWVMAQGILLLAKMHFTASPQNQLIIFSYLVAFGCCTLFNTVDVTLFDLRVNTLGWLLLAAICGVIYRKKAIVCNLN; this is encoded by the coding sequence ATGAGGAAAATTCTTTTGCCTTCTTCCCAACATCCTGACCCCAGCTTGCAGCCCTCTTGGAACTATGCCCAGCTGGGGTTACTAATTTTTCCCTTCATTCCGATTCTGGGTGCCTTGGGAATATTCTTGGCATTGGTAGGCACCTGGAAGCAAAAGTATCGCACAATTATCCGTCGCCCCCTCAACTGGGGATTTGCTCTTTTGAGCGTAATCTTGATTATTTCAGCTGCTTTTGCCTTTAATCGCGCTGAAGCTTTTCTGGGATTAGCTAATTTATTCCCGTTTTTCCTCTTGTTTGCTGCTTACAGTCAACTGATCCAAACACCAAATCAGTTGCGGCGACTCGCTTGGATTCTGGTTATTCCTTCCGTACCAGTAGTTATTCTAGGCTTCGGACAGATATTTTTAGGTTGGGCAACTCCAGCACAGTTGCAAGGTATCGTGGGTTGGGCGCTTGAACCCAAAGGCAATCCCCCCGGACGGATGGCTTCGGTGTTTATGTATGCCAATATCCTTGCGGCGTATTTGCAAATTGTTTTCATTCTGTCGCTGGGACTGTGGATTGAAGAAACCAAAAGGCAAAAGCACCTCACCTCTAGCCCCTCTCCTCAAGACCTGAGGGGAGCCGGAGCTGAAGTAAGTCCCGTTAGGCCGCCTCACTTATCCTTTAGCTTTCTTAGGAATTGGGGGAGGCGGAGCCTCCAAAACGTGCGTTCCCAGGCTGAGACTGGGAACGAAGGTAAAAAAAGGGATTCTTATTGGCTGCGCTGGGTGTTTTTGAGTGTGGCGGTAATTGGGAATGCGATCGCTCTCATCTTAACCAACTCCCGCAACGCTTGGGCAATTGTCATCGTCAGTTGTCTCGCCTTTGCGCTCTATCAGGGTTGGCGTTGGCTAATTGCCCTAGTTGCAGGTGTTGCTACTACCGTCCTCTGGGCAGCTTTTGGCCCTTCGCCTGTGCGAGAATGGCTGCGAATCATTGTCCCAACTTACTTTTGGGCGCGACTCACCGACCAGCGTTATCCAGACCGACCAATAGCGCTGTTACGAACAACCCAATGGAAGTTTGCTTGGTCGATGACGCAGCAGCGTCCCTGCACTGGTTGGGGGTTACGAAATTTTACGCCTCTCTATGAGGCAAAAATGCAAATTTGGCTGGGACATCCCCACAGTCTGTTGTTAATGCTAACTGCTGAAACTGGCATCCCAGCAACAATTCTATTTTTTGGATTAGTCGGCTGGGTAATGGCTCAAGGTATCCTGTTATTAGCAAAGATGCACTTCACCGCTTCCCCACAAAATCAATTAATTATTTTTAGTTATTTAGTTGCTTTTGGTTGCTGCACTTTATTTAACACTGTAGATGTAACCCTTTTTGATTTACGAGTGAATACTTTGGGCTGGTTGCTGTTAGCAGCAATTTGCGGAGTAATTTATAGAAAGAAAGCGATTGTTTGTAATTTGAATTAG
- a CDS encoding YaaW family protein: MDELRDALELATEEELQHLTDILFRRKFNPLDYVQTPEPIDIQSQDRESWLDAIEDRFRFLAADGVTVLRGRTGEVTYRQALIQVCRYLKIPYSAELSTTDLEAEVFLNLMGRVWKQLPRQEQKAMTVRIQGSLANSELSEPLPVNLQHDPVGLLVKGGSALAVSSIVQPILLQQVARQFAIQFASYQVAKETVIQGGAVAAAQFQNYLALQTAKRGMAMSAARYGALRSVFALVGPVMWGWFFADLGWRAIATNYGRIIPIIFALAQIRLTRSECWEMA; this comes from the coding sequence TTGGACGAGCTGAGAGACGCACTGGAGTTAGCTACAGAAGAAGAATTACAGCACCTGACGGACATCTTGTTCCGTCGCAAATTTAATCCCTTAGATTATGTTCAGACACCTGAACCGATAGACATCCAAAGTCAAGATCGCGAAAGTTGGTTAGATGCTATCGAAGATAGATTTCGCTTTTTGGCAGCAGATGGAGTGACGGTATTGCGGGGACGCACTGGCGAAGTGACGTATCGCCAAGCTTTGATTCAGGTTTGTCGTTACCTCAAAATTCCCTACTCCGCAGAACTTTCGACTACAGATTTAGAGGCAGAAGTGTTTCTCAACCTGATGGGACGGGTGTGGAAACAACTGCCACGACAAGAACAAAAAGCCATGACTGTCAGAATACAGGGAAGTCTGGCAAATTCTGAACTTTCCGAGCCGTTGCCAGTCAACTTGCAGCACGATCCCGTAGGTTTACTGGTCAAAGGTGGTAGCGCTTTGGCTGTTAGTTCCATTGTGCAGCCGATATTGCTGCAACAAGTAGCCCGTCAGTTTGCGATTCAGTTTGCCAGCTATCAAGTTGCCAAAGAAACAGTTATTCAAGGCGGTGCGGTGGCGGCGGCACAGTTTCAGAATTATCTGGCGCTGCAAACAGCTAAGCGAGGTATGGCGATGAGTGCTGCCCGCTATGGTGCCCTCCGGAGTGTATTTGCCTTGGTGGGGCCTGTGATGTGGGGATGGTTTTTTGCCGATTTAGGCTGGAGAGCGATCGCTACTAACTATGGTCGCATTATCCCGATTATCTTTGCCTTAGCACAAATTCGCCTCACTCGCTCAGAGTGCTGGGAAATGGCGTAA
- a CDS encoding NAD(P)/FAD-dependent oxidoreductase codes for MFDVAVIGAGMAGLTCANQLHQAGYKVVVVDKSRGVGGRVATRRLQGTCADHGTCYLKAQGELLQKFVGVLCDRHILEVWTDTVYELDTGSPSQLVEAKRYPRYVAPAGMTAIAKFLAANLEMRLSQRVQALSLTEEKTWNLTFEDTADELTAKAVVVAIPAPQALMLLESLTQTISSAFLEILRSVEFYPSLSVMAGYSKEFPLPTWKACNISNDSDLAWIGLDSSKRQNPEMPIFVLQSSAEFAQRYLDAQDLSSAAQQMLSRAAQLLIPGLDSPEWLQIHRWRYAFPSNPLNIDCLDAETPLPLVCCGDWCGGNLVEGAMNSGAAAAVRINQQMEMRSLPGESFLDAL; via the coding sequence ATGTTTGATGTAGCGGTGATTGGTGCTGGAATGGCGGGACTTACCTGTGCGAACCAGTTGCACCAAGCTGGATACAAAGTAGTTGTGGTTGACAAATCTCGTGGTGTTGGGGGACGGGTAGCGACGCGCCGATTGCAGGGTACTTGTGCGGATCATGGTACGTGCTATTTAAAAGCACAAGGTGAGTTGTTGCAAAAGTTTGTCGGGGTTTTATGCGATCGCCATATTCTTGAAGTTTGGACGGATACTGTTTACGAATTAGATACTGGATCGCCGTCTCAGTTAGTAGAAGCAAAGCGATATCCTCGTTATGTGGCACCTGCTGGAATGACTGCGATCGCTAAGTTTTTAGCTGCTAATCTAGAGATGCGATTGAGTCAACGAGTGCAGGCGCTTAGTCTCACTGAGGAAAAAACTTGGAATCTCACTTTTGAGGACACAGCCGACGAATTAACAGCAAAAGCTGTAGTTGTGGCAATTCCAGCGCCTCAAGCTTTGATGTTACTGGAATCTTTAACCCAAACTATATCATCAGCATTTCTGGAGATTTTGCGCTCTGTGGAGTTTTACCCCAGCCTTAGCGTGATGGCTGGTTATTCCAAGGAATTTCCTCTACCAACTTGGAAAGCTTGTAACATCTCAAATGACTCTGATTTAGCCTGGATTGGTTTAGACAGCAGCAAACGTCAAAATCCAGAAATGCCGATTTTTGTTCTGCAAAGCAGTGCTGAGTTTGCCCAACGTTATTTAGATGCCCAAGATTTAAGTTCAGCTGCACAGCAGATGTTATCCCGTGCTGCACAGTTGCTAATTCCTGGGCTGGATTCCCCGGAATGGTTGCAAATTCACCGCTGGCGTTATGCTTTCCCCAGTAATCCTTTGAATATTGATTGCCTTGATGCTGAGACACCATTGCCCTTAGTTTGTTGTGGCGATTGGTGCGGCGGAAACTTGGTGGAAGGGGCAATGAATTCTGGGGCTGCTGCTGCTGTCAGGATAAATCAACAGATGGAGATGCGAAGCCTTCCAGGAGAAAGTTTCTTGGATGCTCTCTAG